A region of Bacillota bacterium DNA encodes the following proteins:
- a CDS encoding DUF87 domain-containing protein encodes MSKKETAREMRSGIMDSLAPQALEFNARDIVFGDQLGRVIIITSYPPRAGHAWMSRISGMPGVTCSIHVTPTEPTELINNINKSIGELVARLEQGGNALIMQRAEQDLEDGRKLLKKIDQEQQQVFYMTAVLLILAPDKELLDRRSRSVEAALAAAGMRGRTAVFRQEDGLKAVGPWAILPNEISDAGKRNMPSETVAATFPFTAGGINDGSGIVLGRDRDGGLILLDIWKRGGDRTNSNWTVLAKPGAGKSFAVKMMLLRELAQGARVIIIDPEREYREMCRQLGGAWINCAGGQGRINPLQVRAVPVGDENEEEEVKKAEAVQGPLALHLQTLRTFFSLYLRDLSDIEKAALEDALVEIYKEAGIDWNTDPSSVPGDGWPTTKELYDYIIAKAEVSPGSWERLGVLLRRAAQGADSSLWAGFTKAKADSDLIVLDVHELQNADEAVRRAQYFNVLSYAWHQVERDRQERTILVVDEAWLLVDPQTPQAIAFLRDTSKRIRKYMGGLFVISQNVVDFLDPAVARYGQALLDNPCYKLLLAQGEKDSEALSKLMNLSEAEQELLFSAKRGEGLLVAGAQRIQARIEAAPYELPLLAGGGA; translated from the coding sequence ATGTCTAAGAAAGAAACAGCACGTGAAATGCGGTCAGGCATAATGGACAGCCTGGCACCGCAGGCACTGGAGTTTAATGCCAGAGACATTGTTTTTGGCGATCAGCTGGGGCGGGTAATCATAATAACCAGTTACCCGCCCAGGGCGGGACATGCCTGGATGTCCCGCATTTCCGGCATGCCCGGGGTAACCTGTTCTATACATGTTACTCCAACTGAGCCCACAGAGTTAATCAATAATATCAACAAGTCAATTGGAGAATTGGTTGCGAGGTTGGAGCAGGGCGGTAACGCCCTCATCATGCAGCGGGCCGAGCAGGATTTAGAAGACGGGCGCAAATTGCTTAAAAAAATTGACCAGGAACAGCAGCAGGTTTTCTATATGACAGCGGTTTTGCTTATCCTGGCCCCTGATAAAGAATTATTGGACAGGCGGTCACGGTCCGTTGAGGCCGCTCTTGCGGCTGCGGGCATGCGAGGCCGAACGGCCGTTTTTAGGCAGGAGGACGGCCTTAAAGCAGTTGGTCCTTGGGCGATACTGCCCAACGAAATATCGGATGCCGGAAAGAGAAACATGCCTTCCGAAACGGTGGCTGCTACCTTTCCCTTTACCGCCGGCGGAATTAATGACGGGAGCGGCATTGTTCTGGGCAGGGATCGGGACGGTGGGCTGATTTTGCTGGATATATGGAAGAGGGGAGGAGATCGGACTAATTCTAACTGGACTGTGCTTGCCAAGCCCGGGGCCGGTAAATCCTTTGCGGTAAAAATGATGCTGCTGCGGGAGCTGGCCCAAGGAGCCCGGGTGATAATAATTGACCCGGAGCGAGAGTACAGGGAAATGTGTAGGCAGCTCGGCGGGGCTTGGATCAATTGCGCCGGTGGCCAAGGGCGGATAAACCCGCTGCAGGTGCGGGCGGTGCCGGTCGGCGATGAGAATGAGGAAGAAGAAGTTAAAAAGGCAGAAGCTGTTCAAGGTCCCCTGGCTTTGCATCTTCAAACCCTTCGGACTTTTTTTTCGCTTTATCTGCGTGACCTTTCGGATATAGAAAAAGCGGCTTTGGAAGATGCACTGGTTGAAATATATAAAGAGGCTGGTATCGACTGGAACACTGATCCGAGTTCCGTGCCTGGGGACGGGTGGCCCACGACCAAAGAATTGTATGATTATATCATTGCAAAAGCAGAGGTAAGTCCCGGCAGCTGGGAGCGGCTGGGAGTTTTGCTGCGCCGGGCGGCACAGGGCGCCGACTCTTCATTATGGGCTGGTTTTACCAAGGCCAAAGCGGATTCTGATTTGATTGTCCTGGATGTGCACGAGCTGCAGAATGCCGATGAGGCGGTAAGAAGGGCTCAGTATTTTAATGTGCTCTCTTACGCCTGGCACCAGGTGGAAAGGGACCGGCAGGAAAGGACCATTCTGGTGGTGGACGAGGCCTGGCTATTGGTGGACCCGCAAACTCCCCAGGCCATTGCTTTCCTGCGGGACACTTCCAAGCGCATCCGTAAATACATGGGAGGCCTGTTTGTGATCAGTCAGAATGTTGTGGACTTCCTGGACCCGGCGGTGGCCAGGTATGGGCAGGCACTTTTGGACAACCCATGCTATAAGCTTTTGCTTGCACAGGGTGAAAAGGATTCGGAAGCGTTATCCAAACTAATGAACTTATCCGAGGCGGAACAGGAATTACTCTTCAGCGCCAAGCGGGGCGAGGGACTTTTAGTGGCCGGTGCGCAGCGCATTCAGGCTAGAATCGAGGCGGCCCCGTATGAGCTTCCTTTGCTTGCGGGCGGTGGTGCTTAA
- a CDS encoding M23 family metallopeptidase: MKEVEKFLIADLSFILNTGTSVPPGWRPEESGIWKWPLPGSYTITSGFGSRVDPVEGRNAFHHGLDISAAMGAPVLAARDGEVIFAGKKGNYGNVIFVDHGRGIQTRYAHLSRIAVEPGQQVNAGGVIGYAGNTGKSTGPHLHLEIRVNGRVRNPVNFYGGVD, translated from the coding sequence TTGAAAGAAGTTGAGAAATTTTTAATTGCCGACCTGAGTTTTATTTTAAACACGGGAACCAGCGTACCTCCCGGATGGAGGCCGGAAGAGTCCGGCATCTGGAAATGGCCTTTACCCGGCAGCTATACGATTACGTCCGGATTCGGCTCGCGTGTGGACCCGGTGGAGGGAAGAAATGCTTTTCATCACGGGCTGGACATTAGTGCTGCGATGGGCGCGCCTGTTCTTGCCGCCAGGGATGGAGAAGTTATATTTGCCGGGAAAAAGGGCAATTACGGAAATGTTATTTTTGTTGACCACGGAAGGGGTATCCAGACAAGGTATGCCCATCTGTCCCGGATTGCCGTCGAGCCCGGGCAGCAGGTGAACGCTGGCGGGGTTATCGGTTACGCCGGCAATACGGGAAAAAGTACCGGCCCCCACCTGCATCTTGAAATTCGTGTGAACGGACGGGTGCGAAATCCGGTTAATTTTTATGGGGGTGTTGATTAA